ttttatcttatttatttattataattttaaagtttacCGGAATACAAGAAAATATGTTAAgaacattaaagaaaaaataaatataatataaatgataACTCCTAAGCCAAACAAATCTATATTACATACCTTAATTGTAAACATACGCATGAatgtaatactccgtaacaaagGAGTACAATTAGGCAACTCACTCTATTGTCTTCTTAAGTGGTCGAGTCTAGATGCCTCTTGCCCCTTTAACTTCAATCCTTATATCATGGACGTGAACTTTACACCAGTTTTTTTTATGTTATGAGTTTTTGCGTCTTGTGCTATAAAATTCTGCACTTTAAAGTATGAATTTTATAATTGAAAGAAATtctatgttcatgaacacaaattatatacctaaatcataataaataaatatataacatgtatatgtgtcttgtgttataaaatttcaTGCCTTATGAGTATAAATTATATACCTCGTTGTTTCGATCCAGAGTCCATAATGCTATATAAACCCTAGTCCATAATATAAATTGCCCTTTTGACTTCCCCGTCTGCAGTATGTAGTATCGCTCCCCAAGTGAAACACttgtatgaaatatatttttactttaaaatttccaccagaaaaatgatatttcaaCCGTGTATGTAGTTTTCCAACAGAAGTGTAATGAGGGAGGACAttctaattttggaaaagattatgttccatcctcattcaaaaaaattaagcTTTCCAAGACAACCAGGGCATTTTGCTCCCTGTATTTTATGATGAATCTAAATGTACTATTCTAATTTTACCATCCAAAAAACACAGAATAGTGCATTTCTGCTCTCTCTGTCTATTTCAAACAGGATATGATCACTCAAATCGCCCTATCTTGTTAGTAATGATACACTGCCTCGAAAATCCTCAGCTCTTATCCACTAGATGAGTAATGCTTTCTATGTTGTTGGCCAATTGAGCAGCGGCGCCAATATATGTATGGGGTGTTAAGTTCAAAAGATCAGTCTTTGCATTTACCGGTATTTCCAGACCTTCAATGAACTCTCTAATGCTTTCTTTGGTGACCGTTCTCCCCCGGGTTAGCTCCTTTAGTTTCTCATAAGGCTCTGGGACATTATATCTCCGCATCACCTACAATAAGCCACCCAAATGCAAAAGCACAAGGAAAGGAATCAGTCCAAGTCTCTATCAAAAGATCGAAGAGCCCAGAACCAGAATAGGAAATATAAATCTTAATATTCAAAGAGGGGGTGCGGAAACAAAAACACTTCACAATCATTTTCTTGTAGTATCTTGTTATATCTCATCAATGAGAAGGAAACTACCTCATTGATACAACACCATATTATCACTCAAAATTtggcttttctttttcatttattcCCCAAAGTCTACTAGTCTCCGTAGGAAGTTCCTATTTTAAACGTGAAAACAGCCTTCTAAacaaaaatactttttgaaGTATTCTTATCTCGATGTAACGCTAACGCTGGAGCACAAGAATCAAGCAACTGAGCATTTGCAGCGGAATAAGTCGGAACAGAATAAAATGTACTTGAAACAGGGAGTGTTAAGTTGTTTACCCCAAAACGagggaagaaaacaaacaaaaaaggaGTGCTTTGGTTTCTTTGTGGCAATATAGCGCAAAACTtacaatataattaacaaaatctaaaattatcaAATTCCCTCCAATAGCACAATACAAAATTTACTTAACTAAGGAGTATAtatatgcgtgtgtgtgtgtgtgtgtgcacgtGCGAGCGTTAGAATGATTAGAACATATAGTTCAAGGTAAGAGAATAAGTTACATACCGTTTGTATAGGTTCAGCAAGAACCTCCCATGATTGGTTCAAATCTTCTGCCAAAGCAGCTTCATTGACCTAGATAGAGCAACTTAAGTCATCAACTTGGAAAGCAATAAGAAACATATGAAAAGTCATTGATCAAGAATTAAGCGAACTTTAAACCATCACAATATTCAAACAGCAACACATTCACATTGATACAGTATATTTTACCTGAAGCTTTGCAATTCCCCTTAATGCACTTCTATAAGCAAGAAGTGAATGCCCCAATCCTACTCCCATGTTTCTCAGCACAGTAGAATCTGTCAAATCCCtctggaaaataaaaaaggatagCAAGTACAGTTATAGGAGGAACAAAAGACAAACCTAGGTGAACAGTGAACCAAAGCAACAATATAAGAGTTTAAACTTTAGATAACAGATCTGTTAAAGGTTTTAGAATACAGACATCAATACAAGaatgttttatttttgataattatatatttgagaGAAAATGGGTTTATGGTCCCTGTGCTTTAGGAGAATAGCAAGTTAGCAACTTTGGTCCACCATTTTTAGGGTTGACCACTTTCAGTACTAAATTTCCAAAATGTGTTTGATAGGGATCATTTCCACCACATCTTCCTTAAACTGGGGGACTGAAAGTGGTGACTGCAAATAATTGAGGAATGAGGTCCAAAATCACAATTCTAAAAAATACAGGGACCTCAGACATGTTTCATTTTAATGATATGCACAAAACAAAGTGCCACAGTTACAAATCTAATTGTTTTTTCACAGATTTAAaacaagataaaaaaaaaataagtgaaAAGATAACCAAGAAACTTCTCTAAATGTACACTCAATCCACGTATTTGAAAAATACAAAGTTAGTTAAAATCAATTATATCCTTCCCCCTCCCCAACTTCCCAATAATATCGTGCCAAAAGTCAAAAGTTAGAATAAATGATTATCCCTTTCCCTCCCCAACTTCCCCTTAATGTCCTGTTTTCAATTTCATTACTGATTACTATTGCTTTCAAGTTGCTTCCTTGCCTTTTATTTTCTGTCACTTCTTACCTCCCATCAATTTCTGGTAAGAGCATAGAAAATCTCAccacacaaacaaacaaataaataataatcaatggAATCACAAAGTGTTCATACCCATCATATTAACAGAATACATTTCACTATAACCACAAAAAGTGGATGTATACCTGCCACCGTGAAATAGGTAGCTTTGTGCTCAGATGTGATAGGCCTGCATTAGCTACTCCAAGATTGCCTTCACTGTTCTCAAAATCAATCGGATTCACTTTGTGAGGCATTGTTGAAGATCCAATTTCACCAGCTTTGGTTATCTGCTTAAAGTTTGAGATGGTTATCACTTTTTTAGATTGTTAAATAATAGTACCATAGCATCAAAGTAGACAGGGGACAAACCTGTTTGAAGAATCGCAAGGAAATGTATCCCCAGATGTCTctattaaaatcaattaaaatgttGTTGAACTGGATAATAGAATGAAAAAGTTTGGCCATATAGTCATGGGTTTCAATCTGCATTGTTAAAGAATAGTTGAGTTAAACTATATCACAAGGTTAAGTAACCAAAACATAAAGCTCACTTGTAGTTACATCATTTTACAACAATCACTTGTAACTAGACAGAGTAAACCAAACATCAACACCAGCACATAATCTGATGTAATGTTTCAAAAAATGTAATGaagaaataaatgtttttaaaaaattaaatagttttaTATGGTAAAGGGTAAAAGTAATACATAAAGCCCATGATAAATTGCAAGATCTAGGGAGAGTAGCATCAACAAATTCAAAGCCTTTTACCCCTGCTTTTGCATATAGGCTGTTTCAGTAACTTGAACTGTTACACCTATTTCAGTATTTCACCACTAGCAAACTTAGCCGTGTCTCAACTCTCAAGGTTCACTTTCAATGGacaaatagtatataaaatgatTAGTTGATTACTACGCATAAACATAATGGTTTTTCATTTCCACTTTTAACGGGGTAAGCATAAACGCTTGGGCTTTATATAGCAGTCAAGTGCTCTAACATTGATGAATAAGTCACAGGTTCAAGCCCcgaaaatgactttctcatcTAGAAAAGATGTAACGTAAGGTATTATACAGCTTCTTTCGCCAAATCTTATATGATAGGGAGCCTTGTATCACTGGGCCAagcatctatatctatactatctgTTACATATAAAAGTGGCttaatgttttccttttttgtgAAGACTGAAATACCCAAAGCAAATCATTGAAGACACCCTTGTCCAACCCAAGAGAAAGCATCTTGGTTTTATTAGAGGCAATgtttaatacaatatacatgtgactagtataatataataggatACGCATACTGATGATCCACTATAAAATTATCAGACTTACAGACAGGTTTATGTATGCCATGCACTTATGGCAGTTCTCAAATAGCAAGCTTATCTCCATATTGACAAGATAGTAAAACAATGCCCAATAAGGTCATAGAAGATACCTGAGGGACATAAGGATTGAAGCTTAACCCAAGGGATGTTACAAACTCCTCTGCAATCTGTGGCCAGTTTATATCAGGGTATGCAACTAGATGTGCATTGTAGTTTCCAACTGCACCAGCAAACTTCCCTCGCATCTCAATTTTTGAAATATCCTGCCTCTCTGTATATAACCTATATGCAAAAATAGCCATTTCCTTGCCTAGTGTTGTTGGTGAAGCTGGCTAAAAAATACTAGATTAGAACCTCTTTCATGATATAGTAACATTTTCTCATATAGCCCCTAAAGAATCGTACCCaagagattaaaaaataaaataaaaaccaaacaaaaaaagtaaAGTCAATTGTTCGTCACTTTTCCAAATTGAGTGCAGAATATCTTCATTAagtttaggatttttttttggacaaataaacaaaatattggAAATATAAAAATGGATGTGGACACAAGTCCTTACCTGCCCATGGGTGCGAGAAAGCATGGGCACATGAGCATTCTTTGTAGCCAGGTTAGTTATCGCTGTAATAATCTCATCCATGACCGGTAATATAACACTGTTAATAGCTTCTTTCAACATTAATGCATGTGCTAGATTGTTGATGTCCTCAGATGTGCAAGCAAAATGGAAAAACTCAAGAACCTAGATATAAATACAATGACAAACATATTTGAGCTCAAATGAAGATGCaatttatacaaaattatataaatcattttaactatttatactGCAAGGCTACAAAACAGAGTCATTGACAGCCATGCAGGAAAAGTATCAACGCTTGGAATTTCACAGTAATACTTTTGgaatcaagaaaaataaaattagaataataatatagtatttaTGAAGATAAGTAGAGAGTGGTATGTCAGAAATTATATAATTCACTTAGCCATTTATAGTTTTATACTGCTGCAAGGTTACAAAGCATTGTGTCATTGACAGATAAGTAGTAAAAGTATCAAAGTTTGCTGGAATTTCAGTAAGAAGATAATAACATTTACAGAAgcaagaaaattaagaaaaatactgtaatatttatgaaaacaaGAAGTAAACAGCTTAATAAACCTTAGATATCTCTTCATGTGATTGGCATCTTTGTTTTAGGAAGTACTCCACAGCTTTAACATCATGGTtagttactttctcaatttCCTTAACTTCTATGGCATCACTCCAGCTAAACCCATCAATCAAGCCTTGCAGATAAGACTTTGCTCCTTGAGAGAAATCAGGAACCTCAGAGATTTCAGGAATTTGTGAAAGCTTCAACAACCACTTCACCTGATAAAAAAGACAAGTACATGTTTCATGCAGAGAAGTTGGAATGCACAAGATGAAGGAAGGTTAAGATGCTACAAAAACTTGTCAAAGCGAGCATTGATTTTTAACTAAAAACTGAAACACAAAGGTGAGAAGAGAATCTGATTGAAGAGGTCTAATATAGTAGACAATGATGTTTACAGCCAAGCACGAAAATCCATTTTATGAATTTGACATCCAACtactaatattttgaaatatattagaatatattaagttattacttattaactaaaagcttaataaaatggcttttttctttatatttgccTAAACAACATTACACCATGCTAATTCAAATTTGTATTCTTTTCCCTATATTCTTTTGCACTAGGTGCATAAGATT
This region of Ipomoea triloba cultivar NCNSP0323 chromosome 15, ASM357664v1 genomic DNA includes:
- the LOC116007630 gene encoding uncharacterized protein LOC116007630, whose translation is MELGACIKPNFDQTATYLRHPINLHHPRHRISYSSVFYRINAATSMRCRATPRMQSNNSSIEAVQEVKAMSADYSHDTELSSLTALCPLDGRYWDKVKDLVPFMSEYGLIRFRVLVEVKWLLKLSQIPEISEVPDFSQGAKSYLQGLIDGFSWSDAIEVKEIEKVTNHDVKAVEYFLKQRCQSHEEISKVLEFFHFACTSEDINNLAHALMLKEAINSVILPVMDEIITAITNLATKNAHVPMLSRTHGQPASPTTLGKEMAIFAYRLYTERQDISKIEMRGKFAGAVGNYNAHLVAYPDINWPQIAEEFVTSLGLSFNPYVPQIETHDYMAKLFHSIIQFNNILIDFNRDIWGYISLRFFKQITKAGEIGSSTMPHKVNPIDFENSEGNLGVANAGLSHLSTKLPISRWQRDLTDSTVLRNMGVGLGHSLLAYRSALRGIAKLQVNEAALAEDLNQSWEVLAEPIQTVMRRYNVPEPYEKLKELTRGRTVTKESIREFIEGLEIPVNAKTDLLNLTPHTYIGAAAQLANNIESITHLVDKS